The Candidatus Aegiribacteria sp. genome window below encodes:
- a CDS encoding amidohydrolase family protein — translation MEKIFDVAGIIDNGKFVPGGFSIELENGSIDSISRRNATGRWKNCIAMPGLIQSHIHLGQTLFRGMAEGRTLLPWLENRIWPFEASHTPDTLAVSVIRSLRELFSSGCTGLLDMGVLRNSEVTIDLLRRSGVRALAGNALMDLGPDWITEDLSWLKEETRRVRDSCGGLVAYAYAPRFALSCSDSVWEWLKDVPPGIKRTTHASESPDEIQHPAISESGGNIRFLERRGFTGPDTLLAHCIHLQEGEMEILQKSGTTAVHCPWTNLRLGSGIADIPAMDSSGIRITVASDGAPCNNRLDLAGDLRLAMGLASVKKSPSAIGSEFWLNCITKSAARALGWKSTGRLAAGFTADISLIKPSDEEWEELALAEDPGRYILELIWPEKVVLTMVAGRTVYLDGEFPTLPQLPMKVNEARKQVFNRAGRIPGNPLSR, via the coding sequence ATGGAAAAAATATTTGATGTGGCCGGAATTATTGATAACGGAAAGTTTGTCCCTGGCGGGTTTTCAATCGAACTGGAGAACGGTTCAATAGATTCCATCTCCAGGAGGAATGCCACGGGAAGGTGGAAGAACTGTATTGCGATGCCCGGTCTGATACAGTCGCATATCCACCTGGGTCAAACACTTTTTCGAGGTATGGCCGAAGGCAGAACTCTTCTACCCTGGCTTGAAAATAGAATCTGGCCCTTTGAGGCATCCCATACGCCTGATACACTTGCTGTATCTGTAATCAGATCTCTGAGGGAGTTGTTCTCCTCGGGATGTACCGGGCTGCTTGATATGGGTGTACTCAGAAATTCGGAAGTGACAATTGATCTTCTAAGGAGATCAGGGGTGAGGGCTCTTGCCGGGAATGCCCTTATGGACCTGGGGCCCGACTGGATTACAGAGGATCTGTCATGGTTGAAGGAGGAGACACGAAGGGTCAGGGATTCCTGCGGCGGTCTTGTAGCTTATGCGTACGCACCCAGATTCGCTCTTTCATGTTCGGACAGCGTCTGGGAATGGCTTAAGGATGTTCCCCCTGGCATCAAGAGAACAACACATGCCTCCGAATCGCCGGATGAAATCCAACATCCAGCCATTAGTGAGAGCGGTGGCAATATACGTTTTCTGGAAAGGCGGGGTTTCACCGGCCCGGATACTTTGCTTGCCCACTGCATACATCTGCAGGAGGGAGAAATGGAAATACTACAGAAATCCGGAACAACAGCAGTGCATTGTCCCTGGACCAATCTCAGGCTTGGAAGCGGTATAGCAGACATTCCTGCCATGGATTCCTCCGGGATAAGAATAACTGTTGCAAGTGACGGTGCTCCCTGTAACAACCGGCTTGACCTGGCAGGAGATTTGCGTCTTGCGATGGGTCTTGCCTCGGTTAAAAAATCGCCATCCGCTATAGGTTCGGAATTCTGGCTCAACTGTATCACAAAATCAGCTGCCCGGGCACTTGGGTGGAAAAGCACAGGAAGACTTGCGGCTGGTTTTACAGCGGATATCTCTCTTATCAAACCTTCCGACGAAGAGTGGGAAGAGCTGGCTCTTGCAGAAGATCCGGGAAGATACATCCTTGAACTCATATGGCCCGAAAAAGTCGTACTGACGATGGTAGCAGGCCGGACGGTTTATCTGGATGGTGAATTTCCAACATTACCTCAGCTTCCAATGAAAGTGAATGAGGCGAGAAAACAGGTTTTTAACAGAGCCGGCAGAATTCCCGGAAATCCCCTTTCCCGGTGA